From the genome of Streptomyces sp. NBC_01317, one region includes:
- a CDS encoding protein kinase domain-containing protein, whose protein sequence is MSGTPSELPIVVLDALRPKAQRLVVHRRGSTVWEVESHRGRYAVKIGYPIEATADWPAQPWTALAPAREGAVLHRIGFDDFAYGECKRGTWNFQPWREGPDLYGLWKPCREPDSRSEPHTSVALGCVEALAELHAKGWAHGDVQPAHFIIGPERTHLIDLALARSGHIPERYDFPFRGCLVHYEAPEIARSVLATGEAEATQAADVYALGASLLISATGWRAVEYPDNAPRPEQRRAVASGKRRPVRVHGELGELIDAMLSSAPEDRPTIYEVGKALS, encoded by the coding sequence TTGTCCGGGACACCCTCTGAACTGCCGATCGTCGTGCTCGATGCGCTCAGGCCCAAGGCTCAGCGCCTGGTCGTCCATCGCCGGGGCTCCACGGTCTGGGAGGTTGAGAGCCATCGGGGGCGGTACGCCGTGAAGATCGGATATCCGATCGAGGCCACGGCCGACTGGCCCGCCCAACCGTGGACGGCGCTCGCCCCCGCCCGCGAAGGCGCCGTGCTGCACCGGATCGGCTTCGATGACTTCGCGTACGGCGAATGCAAGCGGGGCACCTGGAACTTCCAGCCGTGGCGCGAGGGGCCTGACCTCTACGGGCTCTGGAAGCCCTGTCGTGAACCGGACTCTCGTTCTGAACCGCACACCAGCGTGGCCCTCGGCTGCGTAGAGGCACTGGCCGAACTACATGCCAAGGGCTGGGCCCACGGCGACGTGCAGCCCGCGCACTTCATCATCGGACCGGAGCGCACGCACCTCATCGACCTGGCCTTGGCGCGGAGTGGGCACATCCCCGAGCGGTACGACTTCCCGTTCCGCGGCTGCCTCGTGCACTACGAAGCGCCAGAGATCGCGCGCAGTGTGCTCGCGACCGGAGAGGCTGAGGCGACACAGGCAGCCGATGTCTACGCGCTCGGCGCGTCCCTGCTCATTTCCGCCACGGGCTGGCGGGCCGTCGAGTACCCGGACAACGCACCCCGCCCTGAGCAGAGACGAGCCGTTGCGAGTGGCAAGCGCCGGCCAGTGAGGGTCCATGGCGAGCTGGGCGAACTGATCGACGCCATGCTCAGCTCCGCGCCCGAGGACAGGCCCACGATCTACGAGGTCGGCAAGGCCCTCAGCTGA
- a CDS encoding SSI family serine proteinase inhibitor yields MLRRLVLTAAASVAALTALAPAASGASGAPAGPLAAGSGASPLASPLERLAPLPLPLLEERPDSFTVTVAGSGVTRADGSFKLECGPVGGTHPRAKAACDRLTELAGSDQDPFAPVAKDQMCTMQYGGDATARVTGIWRGRNVDATFNRKNGCEIARWKTMEPILPAPAGS; encoded by the coding sequence ATGCTGCGCCGCCTCGTCCTCACCGCCGCCGCGTCCGTCGCCGCGCTCACCGCCCTCGCGCCCGCCGCCTCAGGCGCCTCCGGCGCTCCCGCGGGGCCGCTCGCCGCCGGTTCCGGCGCCTCGCCGCTCGCCTCCCCCCTCGAGCGGCTCGCGCCGCTTCCGCTGCCGCTCCTGGAGGAGCGGCCCGACTCGTTCACCGTCACCGTCGCCGGTTCGGGCGTCACCCGGGCGGATGGTTCGTTCAAGCTGGAATGCGGCCCGGTCGGCGGGACGCACCCCCGGGCGAAGGCCGCGTGCGACCGGCTGACGGAGCTGGCCGGCAGCGACCAGGACCCGTTCGCGCCGGTGGCCAAGGACCAGATGTGCACCATGCAGTACGGCGGTGACGCCACCGCCCGCGTCACCGGCATCTGGCGGGGCAGGAACGTGGACGCCACGTTCAACCGCAAGAACGGCTGCGAGATCGCCCGCTGGAAGACGATGGAGCCGATCCTGCCCGCCCCCGCCGGTTCGTAG